A stretch of DNA from Brevibacillus ruminantium:
ACATCGGAGCCGATTCGCTCAGCTATCTCAGCGTTGAGGGCATGATTGACGCAATCGGTCGCGAGGATGGCTCTCCCAATCGGGGACATTGTCTGGCCTGCTTTAACGGCAAATATCCGACAGAAATAGAGTTTGAGGCTGCGCTGCCAGCGGCGAAGTGCTGAGAGATCCATTGGAGCATGGAGGAGAAATCATGAGTGATGCTTACAAGCAAGCGGGAGTCGATATCGAAGCGGGCAATCAGGCCGTCGAACGCATGAAAAAGCATGTGAAGCGGACGTTCCGTCCAGAGGTGCTCACCGACCTGGGCGGATTTGGCGCCCTGTTTCGTCTGGATACCAGCAAGTACAAAAAGCCTGTGCTCGTCTCTGGCACGGACGGAGTCGGCACCAAGCTGAAGCTTGCTTTTGCCATGGACAAACACGATACGATCGGAATCGATGCTGTGGCGATGTGTGTCAACGACGTGGTCGTACAGGGCGCAGAACCGCTGTTTTTCCTCGATTATCTGGCTTGTGACAAAGTGATACCGGAAAAAATCGAAGCGATTGTCAAAGGAATCGCCGACGGGTGTGCCCAGGCAGGCTGCTCGCTGATCGGCGGCGAGACAGCGGAAATGCCCGGCATGTATGCCGAAGGGGAGTATGACATTGCCGGCTTTACCGTGGGTGTGGCAGACGAAGACAAGCTGATTACGGGTGCGACTGTGCAGCCGGGTGACGTTTTGCTCGGCATCGCCTCCAGCGGCGTGCACAGCAACGGGTTCTCACTGGTTCGCAAGGTGCTGCTCGCGGATCGTGGCCTTTCTCTCACGGAGCATGTGGAAGCGCTGGGCAAGTCGCTGGGAGAAGAGCTGCTGACCCCGACGCGGATTTATGTGAAGCAAATTCTCGCGCTGCTGGAAGCCGTTAGGGTAAAGGCCATGGCGCATATTACCGGAGGCGGCTTTACGGAGAATATTCCGCGTGTCCTGCCGGAGGGGACGGAAGCTGTAGTTGACCTGGGCAGTTGGCCTGTTCTGCCGATTTTCACGCTGGTGCAGGAGGCAGGAAACATTTCCATGGAGGATATGTACCGCACTTTTAATATGGGCATCGGCATGGTTGTAGTCGTAGCGCAGGAGGATGCGCAGCGGGCGATGGAAACGCTGAAGCAGCAGGGCGAGCAGGTGTACCAGATCGGTTCCATTCGCACCGGCGAGCGGAAAGTCGCATACAACGGGGTGGCGAAGTGAAACGCATAGCCATATTCTCCTCGGGAAACGGCTCCAATTTTGAGGCGGTTGCGGAAGCGGTGAGAAACGGCAGACTGGCAGATGCCGAGGTCTCGCTGTTGGTCTGTGACAAGCCGGGGGCGGGAGTATTGGAAAGAGCGAAGCGGTTTGAGATCGATACGTTCGTTTTCGATCCCAAAGCGTACCCGGACAAGGCGGCTTTTGAACGGCAAATCGTTGCGGAGCTGCAGCGGCGTGAGGTTTCGTTGATCGTCCTGGCAGGCTATATGCGGCTGGTGGGAGAGACACTGCTGCAAGCCTACGAAGGGCGGATGATCAATCTCCATCCGTCGCTTCTGCCCGCCTTTCCAGGCAAGGATGCCGTCGGGCAGGCACTCTCCTACGGGGTAAAGATAACGGGGGTAACGGTGCATATGGTTGATGCGGGGCTGGATACCGGCCCGATCATCGCGCAGATTCCCGTAGAGGTGTCTGAGCAGGATACCACGGAGTCCTTGAGTCAGCGGATTCATCAAGTGGAGCATGGATTGCTGGTAGCTGTTATCGACAAGCTACTTGCCGGAAGAGTAAGGTTGGATGGAAACCGGGTACAAATCGACAGTTAATAACATTCGTAAAAAAAGGGCGAACACCTGACTATACTGTAGGTGTCCGCCCGTTTGGTTTTTCCCTACCACTTTTTCCTCCACAAAGAAATCGAGCATTCAATCTTGTATTTCATCCTGTCATCTCCTTTTGCTGATTTACGCCAATTCGGAATGATCAATTCTTGTCAGGTTTTCTTCAATGTAGCTGATAGCGTCGTTCATTTTCTCAAACGAATCACTAAAATATGGTGTTGTCGACAACTGTCATGATAGAAAATATTCAATTTTTTTTATGATATAAAGATAAAATTTACACATTACGAAAATACCCACAAATGTAGTTATTTGAATTTTAAGTGAATTTGCGTTATTGTTTATGTATTGCCAAAAAAAGGATAATGCGTAATGAGTAAAATGAGAAGCTTGAAATTTATGCTTTGTTCTCTCTTGCGTTTCACGGCTTTTACTGTTGGAATGTCTGTTCCGAAAGTAGAAGCAAAGATTGCTCAAAAAGTGTACGAGACCCTGAACAATTTATAGTGAACATTTGATATCGACAGCGAAGGAGAATTCGTGGTAACTGGGCACAAGTAAGTTACTTCTAATACAAAAGTTGTTCAGGTGCAGCATCTTAGTTCTGCTTAGAAAGTTATGGATTACAGAAATTGGACCAGTGTCAAATTTGATTTGGTTAGCGGATATTAAAAATTTTATGAAACAGCCATTAGTCTATTTGGACGATGGCTGTTTTGTAAAATGAAACAAATTTAGCTAAAGGATGGAGGTTGAAATGAATAGAAAAATAATTTTACAAATAACTACCTTAATTGTGTTTTTTAGCCTACTGATTGAGATAATAGTTTTGGAACTTCCCCCACCTATATTTGGAGTTCTTGTACTTGGAGCGATTGGTTCATTAGTTCAGTTCTATATTATCTCGAAACATAGAAAATAATGAAAATAGTAGAGCCTGTGGGTGGCAGAAATACGAATTATTCTGGATGATCTTTAGAACGACAGAACCATTTGTTTCGGAGCTATTTAATCAGACCGTAGATGAGTTTATTCAATCGCTTGAAAAACTGAATCGAAGAGGGGATAGAGCTACGAAATAAATCAAAAAAGGTCGGGAGTGCAGGACGGGAGTTCGTCATCCCGTCCTTTTTGATATCCAAAAAACACCTTCCAGGAGTATGCTACTCCAAATTAATCTGCCAAGGGCCTTTTATGAGGAACATCGGCTCGCCGATGGAGAAGGTCAACTTTTTCATCTCCGGCCGTACTTCCAGCTCGATAAACTCGATGGCTTCCGTCTCCTCGTTTACCTTCCACATGTAGGACATACGCTCCGGGTCCAGCATATCTACCCGAAAGCTTTGCAGTGTTTTGGGCTGCGTGGAGTCAAAATGGGTATTCATGTAGACGCGCACCGACTCAGGGGAAATTCGCTCCACTTTGAAAAAGTGAACGGGAAGGCCATCCAGTGCTACGGTTCGGTCGATTTCCACCGCTCCCTGCTCTGGGAGGGGCAATGATACCTTTTCAAAGGGTGCATGGCGATTGACAACGCGAATATGCGAGATCGACAAGAGGTAATCATCCGCTGCCGATGCCGGTCTGGTAAAGTAGAATTCCTTTTCATTGACAAAGGGCTCTTCGGTTTCGATCTGGATCGCATGACCCTTCTCATCGGTCAGACTCAGCTTGATGTCCTTATTGATCGGGTAGACCCCATACGAATCTGCCTGCAGTTCATCCGGCAAAAGAGACAGGAGATTGACCCACAAGCGGTCCTGCTCCATCGGGGTGACCACCGCTGTTATGGTGACGCCGTTTGCTTCGGCGGTTGGCCCCAGACCGTGGAGATCATCAGCCTGTTTGGCCAAAGCCAAGGGAAGCGGACCAATGACAGCAGAGGGAAGATGCAGGTGGACAGCTTCTTTTTCTGAAAGCGGTATATTTCCCTGATAGTCATACCACGCTTTCCAACCCTTTGTAGAGGAAGTGGAAGTGCCTCGTTGAAAATCGTATTGCTCCTTTTGGGGCGGGTCTGTTGTTAGCGTGACCTTGTCAGGTGGTGTACCGCCTGTTCCGCTCAGTTTGATCCACGCTTCTTTTTCCTGGAGGAGAATGCCTTCCACTTTCCAAGTCGTGCCGTTCACTTCTTGGACAACTGGTTTCTCCAAGACATAGAGGGGATGCTCGGCTTCCTCGCTTACGGCACCAAAACCGGGGAGAAACTGCAGGACCCTTTTCAGTTCGGCACGGACTTCCTCAGACATGCCGATGGCCGCCGTTAGCAGTACCAGCAGGATGGCAGCAGAGACCGCCCATTTGTTATGGCGTCTGCCAGTACGGCGCTGGGAGACAGGCTGCACGCCAAGCTCCCTCCATGTCCGGGACTTGATTCTATCCAGCGTCTTGTCATCCAGGCAGGGAGATGCTTGCGAAACCAGCTCCGGGACATCACGCAAGTTCAGCCAATCCTCTTGCTGGACTCGATCGATCAGGTCAAATACATCTTTATCGTCTTTATCCTCAATATGTCTCATGCGAATCCTCCCCTCCCTCAGGCTGAAGCTGCTGTTTCAGGATTTGTCGGGTGCGAAAAAGCCTGTTTTCTACAGCCCTTTTCGTCAAGCCCATCGCGGTTGCGATTGTTTCCATCGACTCATAAGAAAAATATCGTCTGATAAAAATGGTTCGGTCTGGTTCGGACAAGCTGTCTACCAACCGGACAATCTCGGCAGAGCGTTCCCGGGAAATGACCACATCCTCTACAGGCATCTGAGCGGGCGGATCGTCTGGCGAGGGAGCTTTAGCCCGCCTCTGAAGAGCGCGCCGGTAGTCCAAAGCTTTGTACTTGGCCAGGATCAGAAGCCAGGTTCTCCATGATCCTTTGCTTTCATCAAACTCCCCGATCTTTTTCCACGCGGTGATAAAGACATCACTGACACACTCTTCGATATCTTCTCGCTTTCCCATCCCGCCCATAATGCGGTGAGCCAGAGCATAGACGTGTTTGCCGTACAGATTCATCGCATATTCCAACGCCGCAGGGTTTCGCTTTTTCAGTTCAGCTGTCAGGTTCTCGTCGCTGATGCTCATCTCTCTTGATGTCCAGCTCCTTTCCCACTCTTTTCTCTATATCTTTACTACGTCACGAGTTCCGCTACATACTCAAGGTTTATTTAGGAGCTGGGTGATTTTCCTTCTGAGAGAGCTAACGAGAAGAAGCAGTTTGCTCCCCTTTCATCGTATAATGGAGACAAGCACCTGGAAGGGGAGGAAAAACATGGACAAGATCATACACAAAAGCGTAAGACTATCCTGTCAACCTGAGCAAGCATTTCAGTTCTTTACAAAAAGTGAGCATTTGGCCAACTGGCTGACCAACGCGGCAGAAGTGGAGCCGGTAGTCGGCGGAAAATATGAATTGTTCTGGGCGCCTGATGATCGTGAAAATGACAGCACCATCGGTTGCAAGATATTGGCGCTGGAACCGGGCAAGCTTCTGGTTTTTGAGTGGAAAGGGACCAGACAGTTTGCTTCCCTGATGAACGAGGTTCGACCGCTGACACAAGTGGTCATTTCGTTTTTGCCTGACGGGGATGGAACGAACATTCAGCTGATTCACAATGGCTGGGGAGCGACAGCGGAATGGGAGGCCGCGCGCGCCTGGTTTGAAATGGCATGGAACATGGCGTTCGCGGGTCTGGAAAAGTACGTCAATGCCCAGCCCGTTGAGAAATGCTGTGAATAAGGCAGAGTAGGTCTCTGTTGCTTCTCGTCTGCGGGAAGGGTACCGATCGGTTGCGTCTCCGGGACATCCTTTCAACAAAAAAACCTAGATAGATCGCGCCTGAGGAAAAACTTTTTTCCAGCCCTGACATAGAGTAAAAGGAAGGCGGAAAGAAGGAGGAGCGAGATGAACCGGGATATCGTAGCTGAATTGCTCGGAAAGCTGAGCAAACGAACGGGACGCCAATGGACCATGGATGACCTTATCAAGCTTGCAGAGAAAGTGCCGAAAAATGGGGCTGGAAATATTGATTCTGTGCTGAATGAGCTGGGCGGTATGGGACTGAATCTCTCCGATGAGACGAAGAAAAAGGTAAAACAGCAGGTCAAGGATGGAAAGCCGATTTCGCCCGATCAGGTGAATAATCTGATGATCCATCCGGTAAAAGAAAAGGGAGAGCAGAAGAAAGGCCCTACCAAGGCAAGCGGAAACAGGGCCAGCGATAAAGGCAAGACACCGAAAAGTATATCTTTGCGGGAACGGATCAAGAAAATGCAAAGCAACAAGAGGCGGCCCCTGATCTGATCAGAAGTCGTCATGGAAAGAAGAAGCGCAAGCGCAGTCCTTTAGTGCTCCGGCACGGAATGGCTGCGTTTTGTTTTTTGGATTCCTTGATAAAAACGTACGATTATGTTTTAATATTTATATAATGTTCGTGTTTTTCATACGTTTTCTGAAAAAGTCAGGAGGTTCTTTACGTGAGTGTGAAAAAAGCACTGATTAGCGTTTCGGACAAGACTGGATTGGTTCCTTTTGCTCGTCGCCTGGCTGCTGCCGGGGTTGAGATCATCTCTACCGGTGGGACGGCTGCTCTCCTCAAGGAAGCGGGTATTCCCGTGATTGGTATTTCCGATGTAACCGGTTTTCCAGAAATCATGGACGGACGTGTCAAAACGCTTCATCCGAATATTCATGGTGGCCTCTTGGCTGTACGCGACAACGAGTCGCATCTTCAGCAGTTGAAAGAATTGAACATCGAGACGATTGACCTGGTGGTTGTCAATCTGTATCCGTTTAAGGAGACGATTGCAAAGCCGGGTGTTACGTATGCCGAAGCGATTGAAAATATTGATATCGGCGGACCGACTATGCTTCGGTCAGCGGCCAAGAATCACCAATTCGTCACCGTCGTCGTGGATGCAGCAGACTACGAACAGGTGTCCAGCGAAATCGAGGCATCCGGTGACACCCTTTTGGAAACCCGTCGTCGTTTGGCAGCCAAGGTATTCCGCCACACAGCTGCTTACGATGCACTGATCGCGCAATACTTGAATCAAGTGGTCGGAGAAGTGTTTCCGGAAAACCTGACCGTCACTTATGAGAAGGTACAGGATTTGCGGTATGGGGAAAATCCTCATCAGCGTGCCGCTTTTTATCAGGAGCCTTTGAGCAGGGGGGCAGCCGTTTCGGAGGCTGAACAGCTGCATGGCAAAGAGCTTTCCTATAATAATATCAACGATGCAGACGCTGCTGTTGCCATTGTTCGTGAATTCACAGAGCCGGCTGTCGTGGCCATCAAGCATTCCAATCCTTGTGGTGTGGGCATCGGAAAAGATGTACAGGCAGCGTACCAAAAAGCGTATGAAGCAGATCCCGTCTCGATTTTTGGGGGAATTGTGGCAGCCAACCGCCCGATTGACAAGGAAACCGCACTTCTGATGAAGGAGACCTTTCTGGAAATCATCCTGGCTCCCGATTTTAGTCAGGAGGCGCTGGATATCCTGATGGAGAAGAAGAATCTGCGTCTTTTGCGCCTGCCCAATCTGTCGTCTGCCCAAGAGGAAGCTGCCGTTCTGCGAATCGCTCCTGTTGCGGGCGGAGCACTGGTGCAGGATTATGATTTCAAACAGCTCGCCGATGATGAGATTCGCGTCGTCACGGATCGAAAGCCGACGGCGGAAGAGCTGGCACAGCTCAAATTTGCCTGGAGGGTGGTCAAGCACGTCAAATCCAATGCCATCGTACTGGCAGCAGACAACATGACGATTGGCGTCGGGGCTGGACAGATGAATCGGGTCGGTGCGGCCAAGATCGCCATCGAACAGGCTGCGGAAAAAGGGCGGGGCGCTGTGCTTGCCTCGGATGCCTTTTTCCCGATGTCCGATACCGTGGAGGCGGCTGCTGCAGCAGGGATTACCGCGATTATCCAGCCGGGCGGGTCAGTCCGGGATCAGGATTCAATCGATGCGTGTAACCGATTTGGGATTGCCATGGTCTTTACAGGTGTGCGACACTTTAAGCATTAGAAAGAGTAAAAAGGATGTTCTCAGGAGGGGAATACGATGAACGTACTGGTAATCGGCAACGGCGGCCGTGAACATGCTATTGTCTGGAAGCTGGCGCAAAGTCCCAAAGTAAACAAGATTTTTTGTGCCCCTGGCAATGGAGGAACAGCCCTGTTGGCAAAGAACGTGCCGATTCCCGTTCATGATTTTGCAGCATTGGCTCAATTCGCCAAAGACGAGGGTGTGGATTTGACGATCGTCGGCCCGGAGGACCCGCTCCTGGGCGGGATTGTCGATTTCTTTGAGGAACGCAGTCTCCCGGTTTTTGGACCGAGCGGCCAGGCTGCCAAGATCGAGGGCAGCAAATCCTTCGCCAAATATTTGATGAAGCGATACGGCATTCCCACTGCACACTACGAATCGTTTATTGATTACGAATCGGCCCTTGCCTACGTGCGTGAACAGGGAGCACCCATCGTCGTCAAAGCAGACGGATTGGCTGCAGGAAAAGGAGTCATCGTCG
This window harbors:
- the purM gene encoding phosphoribosylformylglycinamidine cyclo-ligase, giving the protein MSDAYKQAGVDIEAGNQAVERMKKHVKRTFRPEVLTDLGGFGALFRLDTSKYKKPVLVSGTDGVGTKLKLAFAMDKHDTIGIDAVAMCVNDVVVQGAEPLFFLDYLACDKVIPEKIEAIVKGIADGCAQAGCSLIGGETAEMPGMYAEGEYDIAGFTVGVADEDKLITGATVQPGDVLLGIASSGVHSNGFSLVRKVLLADRGLSLTEHVEALGKSLGEELLTPTRIYVKQILALLEAVRVKAMAHITGGGFTENIPRVLPEGTEAVVDLGSWPVLPIFTLVQEAGNISMEDMYRTFNMGIGMVVVVAQEDAQRAMETLKQQGEQVYQIGSIRTGERKVAYNGVAK
- the purN gene encoding phosphoribosylglycinamide formyltransferase encodes the protein MKRIAIFSSGNGSNFEAVAEAVRNGRLADAEVSLLVCDKPGAGVLERAKRFEIDTFVFDPKAYPDKAAFERQIVAELQRREVSLIVLAGYMRLVGETLLQAYEGRMINLHPSLLPAFPGKDAVGQALSYGVKITGVTVHMVDAGLDTGPIIAQIPVEVSEQDTTESLSQRIHQVEHGLLVAVIDKLLAGRVRLDGNRVQIDS
- a CDS encoding sigma-70 family RNA polymerase sigma factor produces the protein MSISDENLTAELKKRNPAALEYAMNLYGKHVYALAHRIMGGMGKREDIEECVSDVFITAWKKIGEFDESKGSWRTWLLILAKYKALDYRRALQRRAKAPSPDDPPAQMPVEDVVISRERSAEIVRLVDSLSEPDRTIFIRRYFSYESMETIATAMGLTKRAVENRLFRTRQILKQQLQPEGGEDSHETY
- a CDS encoding SRPBCC family protein, which encodes MDKIIHKSVRLSCQPEQAFQFFTKSEHLANWLTNAAEVEPVVGGKYELFWAPDDRENDSTIGCKILALEPGKLLVFEWKGTRQFASLMNEVRPLTQVVISFLPDGDGTNIQLIHNGWGATAEWEAARAWFEMAWNMAFAGLEKYVNAQPVEKCCE
- the purH gene encoding bifunctional phosphoribosylaminoimidazolecarboxamide formyltransferase/IMP cyclohydrolase, producing the protein MSVKKALISVSDKTGLVPFARRLAAAGVEIISTGGTAALLKEAGIPVIGISDVTGFPEIMDGRVKTLHPNIHGGLLAVRDNESHLQQLKELNIETIDLVVVNLYPFKETIAKPGVTYAEAIENIDIGGPTMLRSAAKNHQFVTVVVDAADYEQVSSEIEASGDTLLETRRRLAAKVFRHTAAYDALIAQYLNQVVGEVFPENLTVTYEKVQDLRYGENPHQRAAFYQEPLSRGAAVSEAEQLHGKELSYNNINDADAAVAIVREFTEPAVVAIKHSNPCGVGIGKDVQAAYQKAYEADPVSIFGGIVAANRPIDKETALLMKETFLEIILAPDFSQEALDILMEKKNLRLLRLPNLSSAQEEAAVLRIAPVAGGALVQDYDFKQLADDEIRVVTDRKPTAEELAQLKFAWRVVKHVKSNAIVLAADNMTIGVGAGQMNRVGAAKIAIEQAAEKGRGAVLASDAFFPMSDTVEAAAAAGITAIIQPGGSVRDQDSIDACNRFGIAMVFTGVRHFKH